A region from the Gemmatimonadales bacterium genome encodes:
- a CDS encoding antibiotic biosynthesis monooxygenase encodes MVVRTWRGYGAATEAQAYPDHLLQSVKPKLEQLAGYRGLYLLRRRDSEEVEFLVLTLWESMDAIRAFAGEQPERAVVEPEARAALVRFDQMVHHYEVLASPS; translated from the coding sequence ATGGTTGTGCGAACGTGGCGCGGCTATGGGGCCGCGACCGAAGCCCAGGCATATCCCGATCACCTCCTGCAGTCCGTCAAGCCGAAGCTCGAGCAGCTGGCGGGCTACCGGGGTCTTTACCTGCTGCGTCGCCGTGACTCGGAGGAGGTTGAGTTCCTGGTGCTCACCCTCTGGGAATCCATGGACGCAATCCGTGCTTTCGCCGGCGAACAGCCGGAGCGAGCGGTTGTTGAACCGGAGGCTCGAGCCGCGCTCGTCCGCTTTGACCAGATGGTCCATCATTATGAGGTCTTGGCATCACCCAGCTGA
- a CDS encoding PadR family transcriptional regulator, whose protein sequence is MPRSAKPDALRGSIDLLILTALSLGSAHGWGIGLRIQELSRGRLDANQGSLYPALQRLEHRGDIESEWQSTENNRQARYYTITRQGRRALGEEVDRWKRFAAAISLVLEHGS, encoded by the coding sequence ATGCCACGGTCCGCCAAGCCCGATGCGCTGCGCGGCAGCATCGATCTCCTCATTCTCACGGCTCTCTCCCTCGGCTCCGCCCACGGGTGGGGTATCGGGCTCCGCATCCAGGAGCTCTCTCGCGGGCGCCTGGACGCCAACCAGGGATCGCTCTACCCCGCGCTCCAGCGCCTCGAGCACCGCGGCGACATCGAGAGCGAGTGGCAATCCACCGAGAACAACCGCCAAGCCCGCTACTACACCATCACGCGGCAGGGCCGGCGCGCGCTGGGCGAGGAAGTGGACCGATGGAAGCGCTTCGCGGCGGCGATCAGCCTGGTGCTGGAGCACGGCTCGTGA